A DNA window from Maribellus comscasis contains the following coding sequences:
- a CDS encoding FAD-dependent oxidoreductase, which translates to MISQKNILLLFLFSFFLYTPKINSQNEYDIVIYGGTSAGISAAIQASRMGKSVILIEPTRRIGGLTTGGLGATDIGNKQVIGGISREFYQSIKKFYDKQENWKWQKKEDYSQARNQSGEDAMWTFEPSAALKVYVEMINKENIDLIYEERLNRKNGVKKEGAKIVEIEMESGKSYKGKVFIDATYEGDLMAVTGVSYTVGREPNKQYGETLNGIQANDIGITIRGTVSKNSVHHNFIDGVDPYIVKGNPSSGLLPFIVKGGPGIDGSGDKGIQAYCFRMTLTDAPENRIPFQKPGNYNELDYELLFRNYEAADGPIEKMYPYGDPLVPWINSKMPNRKTDTNNQKGFSTDFIGQNWDYPEASYEEREKIIERHRSYQQGLMWTLAYHPRIPKKVRDEVSKWGTCKDEYEREDGWQQQLYVREARRMISDYVMTQKNCEGIETVDDPIGMAAYGMDSHQVKRYVDANGFVQNEGNVEAHGFPPYPISYKSIVPHKSECSNLLVPVCVSASHIAFGSIRMEPVFMVLGQSAASAASLSIDNNVEVQNINYLTLNNLLLKDKQVLKHIP; encoded by the coding sequence ATGATTTCACAAAAAAATATTCTTTTGCTTTTCCTCTTTTCTTTTTTCCTATACACTCCTAAAATAAATAGCCAGAATGAATACGATATCGTTATTTATGGAGGAACTTCTGCTGGTATATCAGCAGCTATTCAGGCATCAAGAATGGGTAAGTCGGTTATACTTATTGAACCAACACGACGAATAGGAGGATTGACAACCGGGGGTCTTGGAGCAACAGACATAGGGAATAAGCAGGTGATTGGCGGAATTTCACGCGAATTCTATCAGAGTATAAAAAAATTCTACGACAAACAGGAAAACTGGAAATGGCAAAAAAAAGAAGACTATAGTCAGGCTAGAAACCAAAGTGGTGAAGATGCGATGTGGACTTTTGAACCCTCAGCGGCTTTAAAAGTCTATGTGGAAATGATAAATAAGGAAAACATTGACCTGATTTATGAAGAACGCCTCAACAGAAAAAACGGGGTGAAAAAAGAAGGTGCAAAAATTGTTGAAATTGAGATGGAAAGTGGAAAATCATATAAAGGAAAAGTTTTTATTGATGCCACTTACGAAGGAGATTTAATGGCTGTTACCGGAGTGAGTTATACTGTTGGGCGGGAACCAAATAAACAATATGGCGAAACTTTAAACGGTATCCAGGCCAATGATATTGGAATTACAATTCGTGGTACAGTTTCAAAAAATAGTGTTCATCATAATTTTATTGATGGAGTAGATCCCTATATTGTTAAAGGAAACCCTTCGAGCGGGCTGCTTCCTTTTATCGTAAAAGGCGGCCCCGGCATTGATGGAAGTGGAGACAAAGGGATCCAGGCTTATTGTTTTCGAATGACTTTGACCGATGCGCCGGAAAATCGCATTCCTTTTCAAAAGCCGGGAAATTACAACGAACTGGATTACGAACTTCTTTTCCGCAATTATGAAGCTGCAGATGGCCCGATAGAAAAGATGTACCCTTACGGCGACCCCTTGGTTCCATGGATCAATTCTAAAATGCCCAACCGAAAAACCGACACAAATAACCAGAAAGGATTTTCAACCGATTTTATTGGTCAAAACTGGGATTACCCGGAAGCATCTTACGAAGAAAGAGAAAAAATTATCGAGCGCCACAGAAGCTATCAGCAGGGACTGATGTGGACACTAGCCTATCATCCCAGAATTCCCAAAAAAGTAAGAGATGAAGTTTCAAAATGGGGAACCTGTAAAGACGAATATGAAAGAGAAGATGGATGGCAACAGCAGTTATATGTAAGAGAAGCAAGAAGGATGATAAGTGATTATGTAATGACCCAAAAAAATTGCGAAGGAATTGAAACAGTTGACGACCCGATTGGCATGGCAGCTTACGGTATGGATTCACACCAGGTAAAACGTTATGTTGATGCCAATGGCTTTGTTCAAAATGAGGGAAATGTAGAAGCGCATGGTTTTCCTCCCTATCCAATCAGTTACAAATCCATTGTTCCACATAAAAGCGAATGTTCAAACTTGTTGGTTCCTGTGTGCGTTAGCGCAAGTCATATCGCATTCGGTTCAATTCGTATGGAGCCGGTTTTTATGGTGCTTGGACAATCGGCTGCAAGTGCCGCCTCTCTATCTATCGACAACAATGTTGAAGTGCAAAATATTAATTACTTAACGCTTAATAACCTTCTCTTAAAAGATAAACAGGTATTAAAACATATACCATAA
- a CDS encoding FAD-dependent oxidoreductase has translation MTNATNKNSYTNSIVTLILITISVVSCQNTDQNSYSADVIIYGGTSAAVIAAVEVVQSGKSAIMVSPDVHLGGLTAGGLGWTDAGKKEAIGGLTREFYHHVWKYYDNAGSWKWQQKSEFGNRAQGNPAIDGNKRTLWAFEPHVAEDIFEEYISENKIEIYRDEWLNRKNGVLKSGSDIISIKTLSGKTFKGKVFIDATYEGDLMASAKVSYHVGRESNATYNENWNGVQTGILHHMHYFKSEISPYKISGDSASGFLPRISEEHPGEYGEADDKIQAYCFRVCMTDIPENSIRFKKPENYNPLDYELLLRVFEAGWTDIYSYVGKFDMLPNRKTDTNNRGPLSSDNIGLNYDYPEASYERRKEIIKEHKDYQMGLYWFVTNDPRVPEEVKKEMQKWGLAKDEFTDNGNWPHQIYVREARRMIGEYVTTENDVLCKREVPRPIGMGSYSMDSHNVQRYIKPDGYVQNEGDIGIKIKTPYSISYGSIIPVKEECENLLVPVCVSSSHIAFGSIRMEPVFMILGQSAAVAAVIAIESDCAVQDVPYSELRKKLKSKKQVLDLNNLLNQN, from the coding sequence ATGACAAATGCGACAAATAAAAATAGCTATACAAATTCAATTGTAACACTTATACTTATTACGATTAGCGTAGTAAGTTGTCAGAACACAGATCAAAACTCCTATTCTGCCGATGTTATTATTTACGGAGGAACCTCAGCAGCCGTGATTGCCGCCGTTGAAGTAGTACAATCTGGCAAATCAGCAATTATGGTTTCTCCAGATGTGCATTTGGGAGGTTTAACTGCCGGTGGCCTTGGTTGGACAGATGCAGGGAAGAAAGAAGCAATTGGAGGACTCACACGCGAATTTTATCACCACGTTTGGAAATACTATGACAATGCAGGATCATGGAAATGGCAGCAAAAAAGTGAATTCGGGAATCGGGCGCAAGGAAATCCGGCCATTGACGGCAACAAACGCACATTATGGGCTTTTGAACCGCATGTGGCAGAGGATATTTTTGAGGAATATATTTCTGAAAACAAAATTGAAATTTACCGTGACGAATGGCTAAATAGGAAAAATGGTGTTTTAAAGTCGGGTTCTGACATAATTTCAATTAAAACACTTTCAGGAAAAACTTTTAAAGGAAAAGTTTTTATTGATGCTACTTACGAAGGCGACTTAATGGCTTCTGCAAAAGTAAGTTATCACGTTGGAAGAGAAAGTAATGCCACCTACAACGAGAACTGGAATGGAGTCCAGACAGGAATTTTGCATCACATGCACTATTTTAAATCTGAAATATCCCCTTATAAAATTTCTGGAGATTCAGCTTCTGGCTTTCTTCCAAGGATTTCAGAAGAGCATCCGGGCGAATATGGAGAAGCAGATGATAAAATCCAAGCCTACTGTTTTCGGGTTTGTATGACAGACATTCCGGAAAATAGTATCCGCTTTAAAAAACCGGAGAATTATAATCCCCTAGACTACGAATTACTTTTAAGGGTTTTTGAAGCCGGTTGGACAGATATATATAGCTATGTTGGTAAATTCGACATGCTTCCAAACAGAAAAACAGATACCAATAACAGGGGGCCATTAAGTAGCGATAATATTGGGTTGAATTATGATTATCCCGAAGCTAGTTACGAACGAAGAAAGGAGATAATTAAAGAACACAAAGACTATCAAATGGGGCTTTATTGGTTTGTTACAAACGACCCCAGAGTTCCGGAAGAAGTGAAAAAAGAAATGCAAAAATGGGGACTGGCAAAAGATGAATTTACCGATAACGGAAACTGGCCCCACCAGATATACGTTCGCGAAGCCCGCAGAATGATTGGCGAATATGTAACCACTGAAAATGATGTTCTTTGTAAACGCGAAGTACCCAGGCCAATTGGAATGGGTTCATATTCAATGGACTCACATAATGTTCAACGATATATAAAACCTGATGGATATGTCCAAAACGAGGGTGATATTGGTATAAAAATTAAAACACCGTATTCAATATCCTATGGTTCTATTATTCCCGTAAAAGAAGAATGTGAAAATCTATTGGTTCCTGTTTGTGTCTCCAGCAGTCACATCGCATTTGGATCTATTCGAATGGAACCAGTATTTATGATTCTCGGACAATCAGCCGCAGTTGCAGCGGTAATTGCAATTGAATCAGATTGTGCAGTGCAGGATGTGCCATACTCTGAATTAAGAAAAAAGCTGAAAAGTAAAAAACAAGTTTTAGATTTGAATAATTTATTAAATCAAAATTAG
- a CDS encoding FAD-dependent oxidoreductase encodes MKQIITIALLSFFVFGCKSPQETENSLNADVIVYGGTSSAVIAAVEVAQSGKSVIIVSPDKHLGGLTSGGLGYTDTGDKSTIGGLSREFYHRVWLHYNDSSAWIWQKHSEYGNKGQGTIAMDGENRTMWIFEPHVAEQVFEDFVAENNLTIYRDEWLDRENGVEIEDGKIISFKTLSGKIFKGKIFIDATYEGDLMASSGVSYHVGRESIDTYSEKWNGVQTGVLHHQHWFREKISPYKVPGDPSSGVLPRISTEAPGEYGAGDDKIQAYCFRMCMTNHDENRVSFPKPASYDPEQYELLVRMFETGRKDWFQKFDAIPNWKTDTNNHGPFSSDNIGMNYDYPEGSYERRKEIIQEHTDYQMGLLWFVANDPRVPEDIRTEMATWGLAKDEFSDNGNWPHQIYVREARRMIGDYVTTENDVLSKRKVPRSVGMGSYAMDSHNVQRYITPEGYVQNEGDIGVGAPPYSISYGSLIPKKEECTNLLVPVCVSSSHIAFGSIRMEPVFMILGQSAAVAAGMAIDKNIPVQDVDYSELKTELETRKQILAK; translated from the coding sequence ATGAAGCAAATAATTACAATTGCCCTGCTATCTTTTTTTGTTTTTGGATGTAAATCTCCGCAAGAGACTGAAAACTCTCTTAATGCCGATGTTATCGTTTACGGTGGCACTTCATCAGCTGTAATTGCCGCCGTAGAAGTAGCCCAGTCGGGAAAATCGGTAATTATAGTTTCACCCGATAAACATTTAGGTGGATTAACTTCCGGTGGTTTAGGATACACTGACACAGGAGACAAATCAACCATCGGTGGATTGTCGCGCGAATTTTACCACAGGGTTTGGCTGCATTACAATGATTCCTCTGCATGGATATGGCAAAAACACTCGGAATACGGAAATAAGGGCCAGGGCACAATCGCCATGGATGGTGAAAACCGCACCATGTGGATTTTTGAGCCTCATGTGGCCGAACAGGTCTTTGAAGATTTTGTTGCGGAAAACAACCTCACCATTTATCGCGACGAATGGCTGGATCGGGAAAATGGCGTCGAAATAGAAGATGGAAAAATCATTTCCTTTAAAACACTTTCAGGAAAAATATTCAAAGGAAAAATATTTATCGATGCTACTTACGAAGGAGATTTAATGGCTTCATCCGGAGTAAGTTATCATGTTGGAAGAGAAAGTATAGATACCTACAGTGAAAAATGGAACGGAGTACAAACCGGAGTTTTGCATCACCAACATTGGTTTAGGGAAAAAATATCGCCATACAAAGTTCCCGGAGACCCTTCCAGTGGAGTACTTCCAAGAATTTCAACCGAAGCTCCGGGCGAATATGGAGCCGGCGATGACAAAATCCAGGCCTACTGTTTTCGCATGTGTATGACCAACCACGACGAAAACCGCGTGTCATTCCCCAAACCTGCCAGCTACGATCCGGAACAATATGAACTTTTAGTTCGGATGTTTGAAACAGGTAGAAAAGACTGGTTTCAGAAATTTGATGCCATTCCCAACTGGAAAACTGATACCAATAATCATGGCCCGTTCAGCAGCGATAATATCGGAATGAATTACGATTATCCCGAGGGTAGTTACGAACGCCGCAAAGAAATCATTCAGGAGCATACTGATTATCAGATGGGATTGCTTTGGTTTGTCGCCAACGATCCGCGGGTACCGGAAGATATTCGGACAGAAATGGCTACCTGGGGGCTGGCAAAAGACGAATTTTCAGACAATGGAAACTGGCCTCATCAAATCTATGTTCGTGAAGCACGCAGAATGATTGGCGATTATGTAACAACAGAAAACGATGTACTAAGCAAACGCAAAGTGCCGAGATCTGTAGGAATGGGATCATATGCAATGGATTCGCACAATGTACAACGATATATAACTCCCGAAGGCTATGTACAAAACGAAGGAGATATCGGTGTAGGAGCCCCTCCCTACTCTATTTCTTACGGCTCACTTATTCCCAAAAAAGAGGAATGTACCAACCTTCTGGTTCCTGTTTGTGTATCGAGCAGCCATATTGCTTTTGGTTCTATAAGAATGGAACCCGTTTTTATGATACTCGGACAATCAGCTGCCGTTGCAGCAGGTATGGCAATTGATAAAAACATTCCGGTACAGGATGTTGATTATTCAGAATTAAAAACCGAACTTGAAACCCGAAAACAAATTTTAGCGAAATAA
- a CDS encoding carbon starvation CstA family protein, whose product MITFFAGLVTLILGYFFYSRFVERYADVDGNRKTPAFTMNDGVDYVPLKWWKIFLIQFLNIAGLGPIFGAVAGAMWGPVAFLWIVLGSVFAGAVHDYFSGMLSIKHNGLSITEIVGIYLGTGTKQFMRGFTVLLMILVGAVFIMGPANILAGLTPGFASATFWVWIVFVYYLLATMLPIDKIIGRVYPIFGLSLLFMAVGLIIALFVKGYHIPELNLSNIHNYHNNSDKFPIFPMLFITIACGAISGFHATQSPLMARCLTNEKLGRRVFYGAMISEGVVALIWAAISMSFFGGIRELNETMASNGGNAAVVVNDISNSLLGKFGGILALLGVVAAPITSGDTAFRSARLIVADFMKYNQGPVKNRLLVSVPLFAIGFILTQIDFSIIWRYFAWSNQTLAMIVLWTITVFLVQQKRLYWITLIPAVFMTAVTTTYLLFAPEGFSLSKEIAYPIGALLSVISLVAFFVYKRNYFNRIPVQA is encoded by the coding sequence ATGATTACTTTTTTTGCAGGACTGGTTACTTTGATATTGGGCTATTTTTTCTATTCCCGATTTGTGGAAAGATACGCAGATGTGGACGGCAACCGAAAAACTCCTGCATTCACCATGAACGACGGAGTAGATTATGTTCCGTTGAAATGGTGGAAAATATTTCTGATTCAATTTCTAAATATTGCCGGACTGGGTCCTATTTTTGGTGCAGTTGCCGGAGCCATGTGGGGGCCGGTAGCATTTCTGTGGATCGTTCTGGGTTCTGTTTTTGCCGGAGCTGTTCACGATTACTTTTCAGGAATGCTCTCGATAAAACATAATGGTCTGAGTATAACCGAGATTGTTGGTATTTACCTAGGAACAGGCACAAAACAATTTATGCGTGGTTTCACAGTTCTACTGATGATTCTTGTTGGTGCAGTTTTTATTATGGGCCCTGCAAATATTCTGGCAGGTTTAACACCGGGGTTTGCCTCAGCGACCTTCTGGGTGTGGATTGTTTTTGTTTATTATCTGTTGGCAACTATGCTTCCCATCGATAAAATTATTGGCCGTGTTTATCCCATATTTGGCTTGTCGCTTCTTTTTATGGCTGTTGGTTTAATTATAGCGCTTTTTGTAAAAGGATATCATATTCCGGAATTAAACTTGTCAAACATTCACAATTATCACAATAACAGCGATAAATTTCCCATTTTCCCCATGTTATTTATAACTATCGCATGTGGTGCTATTTCAGGATTTCATGCTACACAATCGCCACTGATGGCGCGTTGTTTGACAAATGAAAAACTTGGACGACGGGTATTTTATGGAGCGATGATCTCGGAAGGTGTTGTCGCCTTAATATGGGCAGCAATTAGCATGAGCTTTTTTGGCGGAATAAGAGAATTGAACGAAACAATGGCTTCCAACGGCGGCAATGCTGCGGTAGTAGTAAATGATATTTCAAACTCACTCCTTGGTAAGTTTGGTGGTATTCTGGCTTTATTGGGCGTAGTTGCTGCGCCTATCACATCGGGAGATACAGCTTTCCGCAGTGCACGTTTAATCGTCGCCGATTTTATGAAATACAATCAGGGGCCGGTAAAAAACAGGCTTTTGGTGAGTGTTCCCCTTTTTGCCATTGGATTCATTTTAACTCAAATCGACTTTAGTATTATCTGGCGGTATTTTGCGTGGTCAAACCAAACACTTGCAATGATTGTTTTGTGGACCATAACCGTATTTCTTGTTCAACAAAAAAGACTTTATTGGATCACTCTGATTCCGGCAGTTTTTATGACCGCGGTTACAACAACTTATCTGCTTTTTGCTCCGGAAGGTTTTTCTCTTTCAAAAGAAATTGCATACCCAATCGGTGCACTTTTGTCAGTTATTTCCTTGGTCGCATTTTTTGTATACAAAAGAAACTACTTCAACAGGATACCAGTACAGGCTTAA